The sequence GCTCGCTGCTGGGCGGGCTGGGGCGACTTATCGACGGCGACTGAGCCCTCGGGCGCGATCCGGTGCGGCGCGCAGACCGGGCTGCGCCGCACACCCCTTCCGCGGCTCAGTCCGCCGGCGCGTCCAGCGTGTAGTCGAAGCTGTAGAAGTGCTGGCCGTCACGGATGTCGATCGACATCGTGCCGCGCAAGCCCTGCAGCGCATCGGTCCCCGAGTCGGGCACCACCTGCACCAGCAGCGAAGGCGCGCCGCGGTCCATGAGCCCGTTGTGCTGGAGCACGAAACTACCGGCGCGTCCGGCCAGCGTGCCTGTCACCTGCTCCAGCGCGGTGTAGCCGGCCGAGCCCTGCACGGCTGTGCGAAAGGCGATCATCACGCCCTTGCTGTGCGCTTGCAGCTCGCCGCTGAAGACTTTGTCTAGGCTCATGCGGCCCACGCCCGAGGCCTGTTCCACTTCGTCGCCGGGCGCGAGCGGCGAGAGCTTGACCTGGAATGTACCGCTGGCGCGCTGCTGGCTCATGGCGTCTCCGTCAAATGTGGGGAAGGCGCGCTGCCGCCCTCAGGCTTCGAGAATGCGGAAGAGGATGTCCAGGTGCTTGGCCGCGCGGCTCACCGGCATCATCGGCTGGGCGCGGCCCTCGATGCAGTCGATGAAGTGGCGGGCAAGCGGGTTGGCATCTTCGGCCTCCGGCTCCGTCACCTCAAGCAACTCACGCCTCGGCTCGCCGTCCACCGCGCTGAAGAATTCGATCTGCGGGCTGTCCCAGCTGGGGTACTGCAGGCGCACGCTGCCCTTCGTGCCCTGGATGCGTGTCTCACAGGTGGTCTCGCCATGCACACCCGCGCCGCGCTCGTAGTAGTAGGTGAGGCCGGTGTCGAAGTCCAGCCAGGCCGCACCGTGCTGCTCCACGTCGGCGAAGGGCACGAGATGGCCGATGTCGCGCAGGCCGTTGCGGGTGAAGGCGCGCAGGCCGGTCAGTTGCGGCTTGTCGTCGAGCAGGCCGAGATGGAAGGAGAGGTCGTACACGCCCCAGTCCATGAAAGGCCCGCCGCCGCCGCGCGACTTGTCCATCGCCCAGGCGCCACCCGGGTTCCATTCGATGAAGGTGCGCGGGGTGAGGCTCACATGGTGGATGTGATAGACCTCGCCCAGACGGCCTGAATCGATCAGCCCCTTCACCGCACGGAATTTGGCGGTCATGCGCGTGTGGCGGCAGGAAGCCTCCAGCACCACCCGGTCCGGCGCCGCGGCGACCGCATCCAGGATGCGTGCGACGTTGGCGCGTGACTCCGCCATGGGCTTTTCGATCAGCACATGCTTGCCCGCGGCCAGCGCGTCGATCAGGGGCTGGGTGTGCAGGAACACCGGCGTCGCGATCGCCACCGCATCGACCTCCGGATCGGCGAGGATCTCGCGGTAGTCCAGCGTCCAGTGCGGCACGCCGCATTCTTCGGCGGTGGCGCGTGAGGTCTTCTCGCTGGCGCTGCAGACCCATTTGATCTCGGCCCGGCCGTCATGGCGGAAGGCGCGGATCAAGACCTTGCCGTACATGCCGGCACCGATCAGGCCGATCTTGATAGTGCTCATGCCTGGCTCGGGATCGGATCGACCGACTGCGCCTTGGCCTGCACCTGCATGCGCGCGGCGTACTTCACCCACTTGCGCTTCTTCCAGCGGTGCAGCATCGCGAGGCCGCGCAGCCATTCGTCGATGGTCATCGCGATCCAGACGCCCAAGAGGCCCATGCCGAAGTAGGTGCCGAGCAGCCAGGCGCCAAAGGCCATCACGCCCCATTGCGAGACCATGCCTGCCAGCACCGGGAAGCGTGCGTCACCCGAGGCGCGCAGCGCGTTGATGACGATGAGGTTGAAGGTGCGGCCCGGCTCCAGGATCAGGCCCATGCGCACGAGCACCGTGCCCACCGCGATGATCTCCGCGTTGTCGGTGAAAAGCCCGAGCAGATGCGGCGCCAGTACGGCTGCGACGCCCGCCACGCAGACGGAGATCAGCAGACCGATGCGCAGGCTGCGCAGGCATTCCTTGTAGGCGTCTTCCAACCGGTTCGCGCCGATCATGTGCCCCACCAGGATCTCCGTGGCCAGGCCGATCGCGATGCCGCAGAGCATCGTCACGTAGGCGACCTGCATGGTGTAGGACTGCGTCGCGAGTTCCGTGCTGCCCATGCGCGCGGTGAAGGCGGTGATGGTCATGAAGGCGGTCCACCAGCTCACGTTCTCGCCCGCGGCAGGCAAGCCGATATGCAGGATGCGGCCGATGCGCTCGCGGCTCATGCTGAAGAAATCGCGCGCGCGGATCTTCAGGTGCGTGTAGTGGCCGACCAGGATCCACAACGCGATACAGGCGACGAAGCGGCTGAACACGGTGGACAGCGCCACGCCGACGACGCCCATCTTGGGCGCGCCGAAGAGGCCGAAGAGCAGGATCACGTTGCCGATGAAGTTGAGGATGTTCTGGCCCAAGGTCACTAGCATCACTTCGCGGGTGTGCATGTGGGAGCGCAGCACCGCCGAGAGCGAGAAGTTCATCGACTCCAGGAAGAGCGTCCCGCCCATCAGGTGCAGGAAGGGCACGGCGTACTGCAGCAGCTCGTCGTTGAGCTGCATGAGGCGCAGCATGTCTTCGCAGAAGAACCACACCAGCAGGCTCACGACCACGCCCACCCAGGTGTTCACGCCGACGGCGGTCGCCGCGATGCGGTCCGCGCCTTCACGGTCTTTGGCCCCGAGGTGGTGGGTGATCACCACGGAGGAGCCGATCGCGAAGAAGCTGAAAAGGATGATGAACAGCACCACGATCTGGTTCGCCGCACCCAGGGCGGCGACCGCGTCGTCAGAGACGTGGCTGACCATGAAGGTATCGACCACGCCCACCATGATGTGCAGCGCTTGTTCAATGAAGATGGGCCAGGCCAGCGCGACCAGGCCGGGGGTTTTCTTGCCGTCGAATGGGGATGTCATGGAAGTGGTGGAAGCAGACCGCCTCGTGAGCAGAAGCTTCGCCTAAGAGTGGGGACCGTGGCTTTTCGTTCGCGAAGTTGCCTTCGCAGGGATTCTCAAGTTAATCGATTACTCACGTCCTGACCGAAGCGGCGGGAAACAGCTCGGGAAATCGCCGGAAGACGCTCCGGCCAACGCAGGACGAGCGCGAAGCCTACGCCGCCGAACCGCGCCGGTAAAGGCCGGCGGCCCGATCAAAGTTGCTTTCCGAACAACGGCACGACTTGTCGGCAAGCAGGCCCCGCCACCGCATCAAGGCCTGGACGCATCCTCGCGCAGGCGGATTTCCACCCGCCGCAGCTCGATTGCCATCTCCTTGAAATGCTCCGGCGCCTCCGCCGGCAGCGGATTGCGGAAGTTGCGCAAAACCTGCCCGGAACGCGTCTCCGGGTTGATGCGCAGACCCAGGACTTCATGCTCGGCGAAATCCGCCAGCGCGCGCGGCGTAGGCATCCAGTGCTGCTCGGTGTAGGTGCTCAGCGCGGCGATCGGCACGGTGATCCGCAGCCAGCGGTCCGCCTGGGTCGCCGGATCGATCTCGACGATGCGCGCCGCCGTGAAGGAGGGCGAGTCCTGCTCCTCGTAACCCGCTTCGAAGAGCGTCAGCCCCAGGTTGGCGCGACCGCCGTCCCAAGCCTCGCGCTGCGCGGCATCCAGCCAGGCCCCGTAGTCGGCGGCGAGGGTCTGTGTGTCGGGAATCGCGCTGTCCGCGCGGCGCAAGCGCAGCTCCAGCACCAGCGCGGCCACCTGGCCGAAACGCAGGCCCTGTCCGGCGAACTTCGGCTCCAGGCCGTTCACATGCTGACGGTCCCAGTCCGCATATTTCTTCACCAGCACAGTCTCGAACACGGTGGCACCGTCGCAGTCCGGTTCGGGATGACGGCTTTCCGGTGCGACCGCGTAACGCGCCAGCGGCAGGCGCATCTCGGCGAGCTCCGGACTCCTGCCCGCGTGGCTCCAGCCGCTCAGGCGATCCGTGCGGTCATCGAAGAGGATGAGGGAAGGCGCAGCGGCCGGCGCTGGTGCCGGGCAGCCCGGCAGGATCTCGATGTGCGGCTTGTCGGGTTCGGCGGCCCAAGCCATGCCGGTGCTCCCCAAACCAACCAGGCACGCCACGCAGTACAGGCCGCGATGCCAGAGGGTATTCATCTTCGACGCCTCCATCCCCGGAAATGGAGGGCGAGTATCGATGGCCGCCGGTCGCGGAACCAGCGCCAGGATTGCTCAGATCGGGCCTCGCCCGGCTTCGCGCACGGGTGGGGTCGCGAGAGAGGTTCCGGGCGTTTCTTGCGTGGGCCCGGAGTGCGGACCGAGGCGCGGCGACTTTTGCGCCTCGCCCCAGCGATGGCGCTTCAAAGCGGACGCGTCGCGTCCGCCGCCGCTTCACTCAGCCGGCGAGCTTCTTCTTGAGCAGCTCGTTCACCTGCGCCGGCGAGGCCTTGCCCTTGCTGGCCTTCATCACCTGGCCGACCAGGGCGTTGAAGGCCTTCTCCTTGCCAGCGCGGAATTCCTCGACCGATTTCGGATTGGCAGCGAGCACTTCGTCGATGATCGGCTCGATCGCCGAGGCGTCGGTCACCTGCTTGAGGCCCTGGGCCTCGATGATCGCGTCGGCGTCCGTGCCTTCGCCGTTCCACAGGGCATCGAAGACCTTCTTGGCGATGGCGTTCGAGATCGTGTTGTCGCCGATGCGCTTGAGCAGGCCGGCAAGCTGGGCGGCGCTCACCGGCGAATCGGCGATATCGCGGTCTTCCTTGTTCAACCGCGCGGCCAGTTCGCCCATCACCCAGTTGGCGGCCGGCTTGGCCAGCGCTTCACCTGCGATCGCCAGCGTGTCCAGATAGAACTGTGCCGTCTCGCGGCTCGCGGTCAGCGTGGCGGCGTCATAGGCGGAAAGGCCGTACTGTTCGCGAAAGCGCGACTGCAGCGCCGTCGGCAGCTCCGGCATCTCGCCCTTCACCCGCGCGACCCAGTCGTCGGCTATCACCAGCGGCAGCAGGTCGGGGTCGGGGAAGTAGCGGTAGTCATGCGCGTCTTCCTTGGTGCGCATCGCGCGCGTCTCGCCGCTGTCCGGGTCGAAGAGCACGGTGGCCTGCACGATCTTGCCGCCGTCTTCCAGGGTTTCGATCTGGTAGGCGATCTCGGCCTCGATCGCTTCCTTGAGAAAACGGAAGCTGTTGAGGTTCTTCACCTCGCGGCGGGTGCCGAGTTTCTCGGTGCCCTTCTTGCGCACCGAGACGTTGGCGTCGCAGCGGAAGGAGCCTTCCTGCATGTTGCCGTCGGAGATGTCTATCCAGCGCACCAGGGCATGCAGGGCGCGGGCATAGGCCACCGCTTCGTCGGAGGAGCGCATCACCGGCTCGGTGACGATCTCCAGCAAAGGCGTGCCGGCGCGGTTCAGGTCGATGCCCGACATGCCGTGGAAGTCCTCGTGCAGGGACTTGCCGGCGTCTTCTTCGAGGTGGGCACGCGTGAGCTCGACGACTTTTTCGTAGGCCTTGTCGCCCTCGCCCACCTGCACGGCGATCGTGCCACCCAGCACTACCGGCAGCTCGTACTGGCTGATCTGGTAGCCCTTGGGAAGGTCGGGGTAGAAGTAGTTCTTGCGCGCGAAGATGGACTTGGGCGCGACCGTGGCGCCAATCGCGAGACCGAAGCGGATCGCGCGTTCCACCGCGCCGCGGTTGAGCACCGGCAGCACGCCCGGCAGCGCGATATCCACCGCGCTCGCCTGGGCATTGGCCTCGGCGCCGAAGGCCGTGGAACTCCCCGAAAAGATCTTGGATTGCGTGGACAGCTGGACATGCGTCTCCAGCCCGATCACCACTTCCCAGTCTGCTCTAGCCATCTTGCATCGTCCCTTCAAGCGCACGCCGCATGGTCTGCAACGTAGCTGGATCACTGCAGAAACACGCTTGCCGCATCGGCGTCGCGCGCTCCGGTTTCATTGTCTTTACGGCTCTGCCGCCCGCAAGGCCGCAGCCTCGATCAGAAACTCCGTTGCAAGCTCAGTTACAACGATTCACCCGCCTGTCGTACAGGATGGGCAGGATGTAGTCCATGGCCGCCGCCGGCTTGCAGTAGTCCTCGCAGTCGCTGTAGGCCAGCGTCACCTTGGGTCCCTGCTCCCACATCCGCAGGGTGCAGCGGCCGCTGTTGGCCCTGAGCTCCACATTGGGCAGGCGCTTTTGCTGCGTGAAGTCCGGCAACGCGAACTCGCACACGCCGCCTTTCGGCGTGGCCAGGCGTGCACGCAGGTAGGCGACACGGCCGTCGGCAACTTCCACATCCGCCTGCGCGGTCGAATGCCGTTCGTCATGGGACGCGCAGCGGAAGGCGACGTTCAGCGCATGCGCCTCCATCGGCTTCTTCGGGCGTCCCACGGCCGGCGCGGGCGGCGTCGGCGGCGAAGGCTTTGCGGGCGCCGGCGGAAGTGCCCGATCCGCGCCCTTGCCCGCGGGTGCGTGTTCAGCCGCCACCGGCGCACGCGCCGGTTCGAAGACCTCGTCCTGCCCTGCCGGCTCGCGCTTCTCCGGCCCGCCCGAACAGGCGGCCAAGGCCATCAGCGGCGCGAGCGCCAGGCCGCGCCGTCTCATGCCACGCCCCGCTTGAAGCCGGCGAGCAGCAGGCCCACGGCGACAAAGACCCCGCCGAAGAAACGGTTGGTGGCGCGGATGTGCGCCGGATCGCGCAAGGCCTTGAGCACGCGCGAAGCCAGCAGCGTATAGCCGCTCATGACCACCGCATCGGTGAAGAACAGGGTGGCGGCGCAGATCGCGTACTGCGCCGCCTGGGGCTGTTGCAGGTCGATGAACTGCGGCAGCACCGCGAGCATGAAGACGATGCCCTTGGGATTGCTCGCGTTGACCAGGAAGCCACGCAGCACCAGCGCGGACCGCGAGGCCGGCCCCGCGTCGGCTTCTTCGGCCACCGGCGGGCGCGGCTCGGCACGCCACTGCTGCACGCCCAGCCACACGAGATAGAGCACGCCCGCCCACTTGATCGCGTTGAAGGCGAGGTTCGAAGCCGCGAGCACCGCGCCCAGGCCTACCGCCACAACCAGCACGAGCAGCGCCACGCCCAGCTGCAGGCCGAAGATGTTCCAGGCGCCACGGCGAAAGCCATAGCGCAGCCCGGCTGTCATGCAGGACAGCGCGCCCGCCCCAGGCGACAGGCTGATCAGCCAGGATGCGGCAAAGAAGGCCAGCCAGGTGTGCAGGTTCATCGGCTTACAGCGCGGGGCTGCGGGTGTGCCAGTCAGTGGCCTGCTGGAAGCGGTGGGCGATGGCGAGCATGCGCGCTTCGTCGAAGTAGTTGCCGATCATCTGCAAGCCGACCGGCATGCCGCCCTCTCCGAAGCCGCAGGGCACGGACAGGGCGGGCAGGCCCGCGAGGTTCACCGACACGGTGTAGATGTCGGCGAGGTACATCTGCACCGGATCGTCCGCCATCGCGCCCAGCTTCCAGGCCACGGTCGGCGCCGCCGGTCCGAGCAGCACATCGCATTGCGAGAGCGCGGCCTGGAAGTCGTCGGCGATCAGGCGGCGCAGCTGCAGCGCCTTGATGTAGTAGGCGTCGTAGTAGCCGTGCGAGAGCACGTAGGTGCCCACCATGATGCGACGCTGCACTTCGCGGCCGAAGCCTTCGGCGCGGCTCTTGCAGTACATCTCCATCAGGTCGCGGTACTGCGCGGCGCGGTGGCCGTAGCGCACGCCATCGAAACGGCTCAGGTTGGAGCTCGCCTCGGCCGGGGCGATCACGTAGTAGGCGGGAATCGCCAGCTCGGTCTTGGGCAGGCTCACCTCCACCCGCACCGCACCCAGCTTTTCCATCTCGACGATCGCGGCCTCGATCGCGCTGCGTACGTCCTCGGCCAGGCCCTCGCCGAAGTATTCCCTGGGCACGCCCAGGCGCACGCCGGCGAGCGGACGCGCCGGGTCGGCGGGCGCGCGACGCAGCTCGCGCAGGTAGTCCTCGGTCTCGCGCTGGGCGGAGGTCGAGTCCTTCTCGTCGAAGCCGGCGAAGGCGTTGAGCATCAGCGCGCAGTCCTCGGCGCTCTGCGCGAAGGGGCCGCCCTGATCGAGCGATGAGGCGTAGGCGATCATGCCCCAGCGGGACACCGCCCCGTAGGTCGGCTTGAGGCCCGTGACGCCGCAGAGCGAAGCGGGCTGCCGGATCGAGCCGCCGGTGTCGGTGCCGGTCACCGCGGGCGCCAAACGCGCCGCGACGGCCGCGGCCGAGCCGCCGGAAGAGCCGCCCGGCACCCGCGACACGTCCCACGGATTGCGCGTCGCGCCAAAGTAGGAGCTCTCGTTGGTCGAGCCCATCGCGAACTCGTCGCAGTTGGTCTTGCCCAGGATCACCGTACCGGCGGCCTTGAGTCGGCTCACCACGGTTGCGTCGTAGGGGCTGACGAAGTTCTCCAGCATCTTCGAGCCGCAGGTGGTCAGCAGCCCTTCGGTGCAGAAGAGATCCTTGTGGGCGATCGGCACCCCGGTGAGCACTCCACCCTGGCCCGCGGCGCGCGCCGCGTCGGCGGTGGCGGCCTGCGCCATCGCGCCCTCGGCATCCACCGTGATGAAGGCCTTGAGCTCGGGGTTCAGGCGCGCGATGCGGTCCAGGTAGGTGCGGGTCAGCTCCTGGCTGGAGATTTCGCCCGCCGCAAGGGCGGCGGCGATATGCGTCAGGCTGCGTTCGATCATCGTGGTCCGGAGTGATGCGTCATGCGTAACCCATGCCGCGCTCGACCAGGTCGATGAGCGTATGGATCACCTTGATGTGGATTTCCTGAATGCGGTCGGCATAGCCGAAGTGCGGCACGACGATCGCCACGTCCGCCTCGCGGGCAAGCGCGCCGCCGTCCTTGCCGGTGAGCGCGATCACCTGCATGCCGCGTGCCTTGGCTTCCGCCACTGCGCGCAGCACGTTGGGCGACTTGCCGCTCGTGGAGATGCCCAGCAGCACGTCGCCCGCCTTGCCGAAGGCTTCGACATGGCGCGAGAAGATGTGGTCGAAGCCGTAGTCGTTGCCGACACAGGTGATGTGCGAGACATCCGAGACCGCCATCGCCGGCAGGCCGGGGCGGTTGTCGCGGTAACGGCCCGAGAGCTCTTCGGCGAAGTGCATGGCATCGCAGTGCGAGCCGCCGTTGCCGCAGGAGATCACCTTGCCGCCGGACTTGAAGCACTGGACCAGCAGCTGGCCGGCGGCATCCACGGAGGCGAGGAAGGCCTCGTCCTGGGCCAGCTTGTTTACCAGGGCGGCGGCTTCGGCGAAGTGTTCGGCTACGCGTTGTTGGGTCACGGTGGCACTCCTTTTCTGGAAAGCGCTCGATTTACCAGAGCTGATGCACGCTGGGTTTGATGTAGCGCGTGTAGATCGCCTTCGCGCCCTCCATCTCGGCCGCCGTCAGCGCGCGCAGTTCGCTCGCCGCGATATTGGCTTCCAGCTGCTGCACGCGCGAGGCGCCCGGAATCACCGTCGACACCTCGGGGAACATCAGCACCCAGCGCAGCGCCCAGGCCGCGAGGCCCGGTTCGCCCGGGAAGAGCTTCTTGAGCTCCTCGACCGCGGCGAGGCCCTGTTCGTAATCGACGCCGGAGAAGGTCTCTCCCTTGTCGAAGGCCGCGCCCTGGCGGTTGAAGGTGCGATGGTCGCCCTCACCGAAGGCGGTCGACTTCGAATAGGTGCCGGTCAGCAGCCCGCTGGCGAGCGGCACGCGGACGACGATGCCCACGTCGCGCGCCTTCGCCTCGGCGAAGAAGCGTTCGGCCGGGCGCATGCGGAACATGTTGAAGATGATCTGCACGCTGGTGACATTGGGGAATTCGATCGCCTTGATCGCTTCTTCCACCTTCTCCACCGAGACGCCCAGGTTGAGGATCTTGCCCTCGGCCTTGAGCGTGTCGAAGAGCTCGAAGATCTCCGGACGGTAGTAGACCTGCGTCGGCGGGCAGTGCAGCTGGATCAGGTCCAGCGCTTCCAGGCCGGAATTCTTCAGGCTGGTTTCCACATAGCCACGCAGGGCTTCGACGGTGTAGCCCTCGTTCACATGCGGGTTGATGAAGCGACCGCATTTGGTCGCCACCCGCACGCGCTCGCCGTGGCGCGACTTCACCCGGCGCACCACGCGGCCGACGGCAGCCTCGGAGGCGCGATCGCTGTACACGTCGGCGGTGTCGATGAAGTTCACCCCACGCTCGATCGCGGCCTCGATGATCGCCTCGGCGGTCTGGTCGTTGAAGGGTTCGCCCCAGCGGCCGCCGACCTGCCAGGTGCCCAGCGAGATGGCGGAGACCTCGAAACCGGTCTTTCCGAGCTTGCGATATTCCATGTTTGCCTCCTGGCGGCGGACGGTCGGAAGAATCTGGCGATATGCCGATGCGACGGGCTTACTCGATGACCTTGGGCACCAGGTAGAGGCCGGCTTCGGCCTGCGGCGCGGCGGCCTGGAAGGCTTCGCGGCGGTCGGACTCCGACACTTTGTCCTCGCGCAAGCGCTGGGCCACGTCCTGCGGGTGATAAAGCGGCTCGACGTCCGTGGTGTCGACCGCCTGCATGCGCTCGATCAGGCCGAAGATCCCGTTGAGCTTTTCCTGCGTGGCCGCGGCCTCCCCGGCGCCCAGCTCGAGCCGGGCAAGTTTGGCGATGCGTTCGACAGCTTCGATGGACAAGGACATGGCGAGCCTGCGGGTGCGGTGCACGAAAAATGGAACGACGCCCCCGCAGACCGGGGACCGGACGGCGCCAAAGCGCTCCGGCAGCCCGCTCGGGGGGCACTCATGGGCCACTCAGGGGCCATTGAGGGCGGCATTTCAGGGAATTGAATAGGTTATCATGGCGGCTTTACCCGCCCTAGCCGGACGGGTGCCGGAAGCCGCGAGCGCGGCGCGCCTGTCCCGCAGAATCGCGAACCCTGTTCGCTGTCGGGCATGCGCCGGGGTGAGCACGCCCCGCTTTGCGTCACAAGGACGCGCCTGCACCCCCGCGGGCAAAACCCCAACGGACCCCAAAAGACAATGTTCGGCTTCCTCCGCTCCTACTTCTCGAACGACCTTGCGATCGACCTCGGCACGGCCAACACGCTCATCTACGTGCGTGGCAAGGGCATCGTTCTTGACGAACCGTCCGTGGTGGCGATCCGCACCGAAGGCGGCCCCAACGCCAAGAAGACGATCCAGGCCGTGGGTGCCCAGGCCAAGCAGATGCTGGGCAAGACGCCGGGCAACATCACCGCCATCCGCCCGATGAAGGACGGCGTGATTGCCGACTTCGTGGTCACCGAGCAGATGCTCAAGCAGTTCATCAAGAAGGTGCATCCTTCGTCGCTGCTCGCGCCCTCGCCCCGCATCATCATCTGCGTGCCCTGCGGCTCCACCCAGGTCGAACGCCGCGCGATCCGAGACTCAGCGCTCAACGCCGGCGCCTCGCAGGTCTACCTGATCGAAGAACCCATGGCAGCGGCCATCGGCGCCGGTCTGCCGGTCGCAGACGCCACCGGCTCGATGGTGGTGGATATCGGCGGCGGCACCACCGAAGTGGGCGTGATCGCCCTGGGCGGCATGGTCTACGCCGGCTCCGTGCGCGTGGGCGGTGACAAATTCGACGAATCCATCGTCAATTACATCCGCCGCAACTACGGCATGCTGATCGGCGAAACCACCGCCGAGAACATCAAGAAGGAAATCGGCTCGGCCTTCCCGGGCTCCGAAGTCCGCGAGATGGAAGTCAAGGGCCGCAACCTCGCCGAAGGCATCCCGCGCAGCTTCACCATTTCCTCCAACGAAATCCTCGAAGCGCTCACCGACCCGCTCAACTCCATCGTCTCCGCGGTCAAGATCGCGCTGGAACAGACCCCGCCGGAACTGGGCGCGGACATCGCCGAGCGCGGCATGGTGCTGACCGGCGGCGGCGCCCTGGTGCGCGACCTGGACCGCCTGCTGATGGAAGAAACCGGCCTGCCGGTGATCGTGGCCGAAGACCCGCTGACCTGCGTGGTGCGCGGCTCCGGCATGGCG is a genomic window of Niveibacterium sp. SC-1 containing:
- a CDS encoding DUF3224 domain-containing protein; this translates as MSQQRASGTFQVKLSPLAPGDEVEQASGVGRMSLDKVFSGELQAHSKGVMIAFRTAVQGSAGYTALEQVTGTLAGRAGSFVLQHNGLMDRGAPSLLVQVVPDSGTDALQGLRGTMSIDIRDGQHFYSFDYTLDAPAD
- a CDS encoding Gfo/Idh/MocA family oxidoreductase; amino-acid sequence: MSTIKIGLIGAGMYGKVLIRAFRHDGRAEIKWVCSASEKTSRATAEECGVPHWTLDYREILADPEVDAVAIATPVFLHTQPLIDALAAGKHVLIEKPMAESRANVARILDAVAAAPDRVVLEASCRHTRMTAKFRAVKGLIDSGRLGEVYHIHHVSLTPRTFIEWNPGGAWAMDKSRGGGGPFMDWGVYDLSFHLGLLDDKPQLTGLRAFTRNGLRDIGHLVPFADVEQHGAAWLDFDTGLTYYYERGAGVHGETTCETRIQGTKGSVRLQYPSWDSPQIEFFSAVDGEPRRELLEVTEPEAEDANPLARHFIDCIEGRAQPMMPVSRAAKHLDILFRILEA
- a CDS encoding MATE family efflux transporter; protein product: MTSPFDGKKTPGLVALAWPIFIEQALHIMVGVVDTFMVSHVSDDAVAALGAANQIVVLFIILFSFFAIGSSVVITHHLGAKDREGADRIAATAVGVNTWVGVVVSLLVWFFCEDMLRLMQLNDELLQYAVPFLHLMGGTLFLESMNFSLSAVLRSHMHTREVMLVTLGQNILNFIGNVILLFGLFGAPKMGVVGVALSTVFSRFVACIALWILVGHYTHLKIRARDFFSMSRERIGRILHIGLPAAGENVSWWTAFMTITAFTARMGSTELATQSYTMQVAYVTMLCGIAIGLATEILVGHMIGANRLEDAYKECLRSLRIGLLISVCVAGVAAVLAPHLLGLFTDNAEIIAVGTVLVRMGLILEPGRTFNLIVINALRASGDARFPVLAGMVSQWGVMAFGAWLLGTYFGMGLLGVWIAMTIDEWLRGLAMLHRWKKRKWVKYAARMQVQAKAQSVDPIPSQA
- the gatB gene encoding Asp-tRNA(Asn)/Glu-tRNA(Gln) amidotransferase subunit GatB encodes the protein MARADWEVVIGLETHVQLSTQSKIFSGSSTAFGAEANAQASAVDIALPGVLPVLNRGAVERAIRFGLAIGATVAPKSIFARKNYFYPDLPKGYQISQYELPVVLGGTIAVQVGEGDKAYEKVVELTRAHLEEDAGKSLHEDFHGMSGIDLNRAGTPLLEIVTEPVMRSSDEAVAYARALHALVRWIDISDGNMQEGSFRCDANVSVRKKGTEKLGTRREVKNLNSFRFLKEAIEAEIAYQIETLEDGGKIVQATVLFDPDSGETRAMRTKEDAHDYRYFPDPDLLPLVIADDWVARVKGEMPELPTALQSRFREQYGLSAYDAATLTASRETAQFYLDTLAIAGEALAKPAANWVMGELAARLNKEDRDIADSPVSAAQLAGLLKRIGDNTISNAIAKKVFDALWNGEGTDADAIIEAQGLKQVTDASAIEPIIDEVLAANPKSVEEFRAGKEKAFNALVGQVMKASKGKASPAQVNELLKKKLAG
- the rhtB gene encoding homoserine/homoserine lactone efflux protein: MNLHTWLAFFAASWLISLSPGAGALSCMTAGLRYGFRRGAWNIFGLQLGVALLVLVVAVGLGAVLAASNLAFNAIKWAGVLYLVWLGVQQWRAEPRPPVAEEADAGPASRSALVLRGFLVNASNPKGIVFMLAVLPQFIDLQQPQAAQYAICAATLFFTDAVVMSGYTLLASRVLKALRDPAHIRATNRFFGGVFVAVGLLLAGFKRGVA
- the gatA gene encoding Asp-tRNA(Asn)/Glu-tRNA(Gln) amidotransferase subunit GatA; translation: MIERSLTHIAAALAAGEISSQELTRTYLDRIARLNPELKAFITVDAEGAMAQAATADAARAAGQGGVLTGVPIAHKDLFCTEGLLTTCGSKMLENFVSPYDATVVSRLKAAGTVILGKTNCDEFAMGSTNESSYFGATRNPWDVSRVPGGSSGGSAAAVAARLAPAVTGTDTGGSIRQPASLCGVTGLKPTYGAVSRWGMIAYASSLDQGGPFAQSAEDCALMLNAFAGFDEKDSTSAQRETEDYLRELRRAPADPARPLAGVRLGVPREYFGEGLAEDVRSAIEAAIVEMEKLGAVRVEVSLPKTELAIPAYYVIAPAEASSNLSRFDGVRYGHRAAQYRDLMEMYCKSRAEGFGREVQRRIMVGTYVLSHGYYDAYYIKALQLRRLIADDFQAALSQCDVLLGPAAPTVAWKLGAMADDPVQMYLADIYTVSVNLAGLPALSVPCGFGEGGMPVGLQMIGNYFDEARMLAIAHRFQQATDWHTRSPAL
- the lpcA gene encoding D-sedoheptulose 7-phosphate isomerase, with the translated sequence MTQQRVAEHFAEAAALVNKLAQDEAFLASVDAAGQLLVQCFKSGGKVISCGNGGSHCDAMHFAEELSGRYRDNRPGLPAMAVSDVSHITCVGNDYGFDHIFSRHVEAFGKAGDVLLGISTSGKSPNVLRAVAEAKARGMQVIALTGKDGGALAREADVAIVVPHFGYADRIQEIHIKVIHTLIDLVERGMGYA
- a CDS encoding aldo/keto reductase — translated: MEYRKLGKTGFEVSAISLGTWQVGGRWGEPFNDQTAEAIIEAAIERGVNFIDTADVYSDRASEAAVGRVVRRVKSRHGERVRVATKCGRFINPHVNEGYTVEALRGYVETSLKNSGLEALDLIQLHCPPTQVYYRPEIFELFDTLKAEGKILNLGVSVEKVEEAIKAIEFPNVTSVQIIFNMFRMRPAERFFAEAKARDVGIVVRVPLASGLLTGTYSKSTAFGEGDHRTFNRQGAAFDKGETFSGVDYEQGLAAVEELKKLFPGEPGLAAWALRWVLMFPEVSTVIPGASRVQQLEANIAASELRALTAAEMEGAKAIYTRYIKPSVHQLW
- the gatC gene encoding Asp-tRNA(Asn)/Glu-tRNA(Gln) amidotransferase subunit GatC yields the protein MSLSIEAVERIAKLARLELGAGEAAATQEKLNGIFGLIERMQAVDTTDVEPLYHPQDVAQRLREDKVSESDRREAFQAAAPQAEAGLYLVPKVIE
- a CDS encoding rod shape-determining protein — encoded protein: MFGFLRSYFSNDLAIDLGTANTLIYVRGKGIVLDEPSVVAIRTEGGPNAKKTIQAVGAQAKQMLGKTPGNITAIRPMKDGVIADFVVTEQMLKQFIKKVHPSSLLAPSPRIIICVPCGSTQVERRAIRDSALNAGASQVYLIEEPMAAAIGAGLPVADATGSMVVDIGGGTTEVGVIALGGMVYAGSVRVGGDKFDESIVNYIRRNYGMLIGETTAENIKKEIGSAFPGSEVREMEVKGRNLAEGIPRSFTISSNEILEALTDPLNSIVSAVKIALEQTPPELGADIAERGMVLTGGGALVRDLDRLLMEETGLPVIVAEDPLTCVVRGSGMALEKMDKLGNIFASE